One Prolixibacteraceae bacterium DNA segment encodes these proteins:
- the ftsA gene encoding cell division protein FtsA: MDTNQHLEAIVDIGTSKVVVLVGCFAPNRQVEIVGYGESESQGIHRGVILNTKEAAESIKMAVSMAQKDLQEPIKRVTVGINGHKLRNEIVQIDRTFDPGTEICTETLQSIMKEAKSSACKSGETSYHISPISFIINSETLINNPLNYTARELSSRYHVITGPMDYQNMLIKCFESLHLHVNKIIVHPSILGRYALSKEEKEMGSAVVDFGCGLTTIALYYRSRLYHTASIPFGGEVITSDIMEAFQTIEDYAEKLKTTHGTVTSLLPNKSIRITLPGTGEIKAKDISLLALSEVIEARLEEINEAIVFQMEKYDLIEKMGAGVVISGGGANFKGIQNLLSYDVGREVRIYNPQDITGVMTTKLMTCQYATSTNLLHFVLDKAIKENRPKKNISDRSKSTKREKEKEMEENQKRPSFFNKCANKLLHLLEDDNSDIN, from the coding sequence ATGGACACAAATCAACATCTAGAAGCAATTGTAGACATAGGAACATCGAAAGTCGTTGTTCTAGTCGGTTGCTTTGCGCCTAACCGTCAAGTTGAAATTGTGGGTTATGGCGAAAGCGAATCACAAGGGATACATAGAGGTGTCATTTTGAACACCAAAGAAGCAGCAGAATCTATAAAGATGGCTGTCTCTATGGCACAAAAGGATCTACAAGAACCTATCAAACGAGTAACAGTAGGGATCAATGGACACAAATTACGTAATGAAATTGTACAGATAGATAGAACATTTGATCCAGGTACAGAGATATGTACTGAGACGCTTCAATCGATCATGAAAGAGGCAAAAAGTAGCGCATGTAAAAGTGGGGAAACATCTTATCACATCTCTCCTATCAGCTTTATCATCAATTCAGAGACATTGATCAATAATCCTTTGAATTATACCGCACGCGAATTGAGCTCAAGATATCATGTAATCACGGGTCCGATGGATTATCAGAACATGTTAATAAAGTGTTTTGAATCGCTTCACCTACATGTGAATAAAATTATAGTACACCCATCCATCTTAGGAAGATATGCACTCTCTAAAGAGGAGAAAGAGATGGGTAGTGCTGTCGTTGATTTTGGATGTGGTTTGACTACGATTGCATTGTACTATCGTAGTAGACTGTATCATACAGCATCGATTCCTTTTGGTGGTGAGGTGATCACATCCGACATTATGGAGGCTTTTCAAACCATAGAAGATTATGCAGAGAAGCTTAAAACAACGCATGGTACCGTGACTAGTTTGTTACCCAACAAGAGCATTCGAATCACGCTTCCTGGAACGGGTGAAATAAAAGCAAAAGATATTTCTCTTTTGGCTTTATCAGAAGTGATAGAGGCAAGGTTAGAGGAGATTAATGAAGCAATCGTATTTCAAATGGAGAAATACGATCTGATAGAGAAGATGGGAGCTGGTGTCGTCATATCAGGTGGTGGAGCCAATTTTAAAGGGATACAAAATCTACTATCTTATGATGTGGGTAGAGAGGTACGTATATATAATCCCCAAGATATTACTGGGGTGATGACAACCAAGTTAATGACTTGTCAATATGCAACCTCAACCAACTTGTTACACTTCGTCCTCGACAAAGCAATCAAAGAGAATAGACCTAAAAAGAATATATCTGATAGAAGTAAGAGCACAAAAAGAGAGAAGGAAAAGGAGATGGAAGAGAACCAAAAACGACCATCTTTCTTTAACAAGTGTGCCAATAAGTTATTACATTTATTAGAAGATGACAACAGTGACATAAACTAA
- the murC gene encoding UDP-N-acetylmuramate--L-alanine ligase: MKDYQHIYFIGIGGIGMSALARYFNHNGYKVSGYDRTETPLTRTLESEGIVIHYEDEPKKVPSDVKSTLVVYTPAIPKEMRELIFVRDQGYEIMKRSQVLGLISRTKQCIGIAGTHGKTSITTLAAFIMHQSKVGCTAFLGGISKDYGTNYLLPNEGSNIMVVEADEFDRSFMQLSPDTALLTSMDADHLDIYGDDSTIKKTFESYLDMVPSTGFVVYKKGIQIKEKKATCYSYSLHDNKADFFASEISVKEGGYHFNIHTPMGVIEGCRFTYPGEVNLENCIGAVAVSILNGVTKEEIKNIIPAYQGVKRRFDVQYDNNEVKYIDDYAHHPTEIKATLNSIKTLYPEKKITGIFQPHLFSRTNDFYEGFGESLSMLDSLILLDIYPAREKPMDGVTSKLIYDHCNAKKKCIITKKDVLKALDSEHFDILVTLGAGDIDTLVQPIRDYLERDA, translated from the coding sequence ATGAAAGATTATCAACATATATATTTTATAGGTATAGGTGGTATTGGGATGAGTGCATTGGCTCGTTATTTCAACCATAATGGATACAAAGTGAGTGGTTACGATAGAACCGAAACCCCATTGACAAGAACATTAGAATCAGAAGGCATCGTGATTCACTATGAAGATGAACCGAAAAAAGTCCCTTCGGATGTAAAGAGTACGTTGGTAGTCTATACACCTGCCATCCCGAAAGAGATGAGGGAGTTGATATTCGTGAGGGATCAAGGGTATGAAATAATGAAACGTTCCCAAGTGTTAGGTCTAATATCACGAACGAAACAGTGTATAGGTATTGCTGGGACTCATGGTAAAACCTCTATTACGACACTTGCTGCATTCATCATGCATCAAAGCAAAGTAGGATGTACGGCATTTCTAGGAGGAATATCAAAAGATTATGGAACCAACTATCTTCTGCCCAATGAAGGAAGTAATATCATGGTAGTGGAGGCAGATGAATTTGATCGTTCCTTTATGCAATTGTCTCCAGACACGGCCCTACTCACTTCGATGGATGCCGATCATTTAGATATATATGGAGACGATAGCACCATCAAAAAGACCTTTGAATCTTATCTCGACATGGTACCCTCTACGGGCTTTGTAGTCTATAAAAAAGGGATTCAGATAAAAGAGAAAAAGGCAACCTGTTATAGCTATTCATTGCATGATAACAAGGCTGATTTTTTTGCTTCGGAGATCTCGGTTAAAGAGGGTGGATATCATTTTAATATTCACACTCCTATGGGAGTTATCGAAGGGTGTCGTTTCACCTATCCTGGAGAGGTAAACCTAGAGAACTGTATCGGTGCTGTTGCAGTATCAATTCTTAACGGGGTAACCAAGGAGGAGATCAAAAATATCATCCCTGCATATCAAGGGGTAAAACGTCGTTTTGATGTACAGTATGACAATAATGAGGTGAAATATATTGATGACTATGCACACCATCCTACTGAAATAAAGGCAACACTAAATAGCATCAAGACACTCTATCCCGAGAAAAAAATTACTGGTATTTTTCAACCACACTTGTTCTCAAGAACGAACGATTTTTATGAAGGTTTTGGAGAGAGTCTCTCGATGTTGGACTCGCTTATCTTATTGGATATCTATCCTGCAAGAGAGAAGCCAATGGATGGAGTTACTTCAAAATTAATCTATGATCACTGTAATGCAAAGAAAAAGTGTATAATTACGAAAAAAGATGTTCTAAAAGCCTTAGATTCTGAACATTTTGATATCTTAGTGACACTCGGTGCAGGTGACATCGATACTTTGGTTCAACCTATCAGAGACTATTTAGAGAGAGATGCATAA
- the murG gene encoding undecaprenyldiphospho-muramoylpentapeptide beta-N-acetylglucosaminyltransferase: protein MKKNIKVLISGGGTGGHIFPAISIANEIKDSFPNAEISFVGALGKMEMEKVPQAGYTIEGIPVVGFHRKELWRNFLFLPKLVVSLYKAWKIIKSKKPDLVVGTGGFASGPILYLSSRMGCQTIIQEQNSFAGVTNKILGKRANAICVAYPNMERFFPKEKIVFTGNPIRQILLDSNHQAQESWYINPQKPTLLIIGGSLGARQVNHAMDLESNKLIEQGVNVIWQCGKFYYEQLKNKYEGKTPKNFHIVPFISDMKAAYDISDLIISRAGAGTISELCVMEKATILVPSPNVAEDHQTHNAKALTDHGAAVLVTDKEAPEKLVDKALALLDNQDQIVALEKEIKAFAKPNAVADIVAVANKLISD, encoded by the coding sequence ATGAAGAAAAATATAAAAGTACTAATCAGTGGTGGCGGAACAGGAGGACATATCTTTCCTGCAATCTCCATTGCGAATGAGATAAAAGATTCTTTCCCTAATGCAGAGATCTCTTTTGTGGGAGCTCTAGGAAAGATGGAGATGGAGAAAGTCCCTCAAGCGGGATATACAATCGAAGGGATACCAGTGGTTGGATTTCATCGTAAAGAGTTATGGCGTAATTTCCTTTTTCTTCCCAAACTAGTTGTATCTCTATACAAAGCGTGGAAAATTATCAAGTCTAAAAAACCAGACTTGGTCGTAGGAACGGGTGGTTTTGCTAGTGGTCCGATACTGTACCTATCTTCTAGAATGGGATGTCAAACCATTATTCAAGAACAAAACTCTTTTGCTGGAGTGACCAACAAAATATTGGGTAAAAGAGCCAACGCGATCTGTGTGGCATACCCCAATATGGAACGCTTCTTTCCCAAAGAGAAGATTGTTTTCACGGGCAACCCCATACGACAGATTCTTCTTGACTCAAATCATCAAGCACAAGAGTCATGGTATATCAATCCTCAGAAGCCAACCCTCCTTATTATCGGGGGTAGTTTGGGAGCAAGACAGGTGAATCATGCAATGGACCTAGAGTCGAACAAACTAATAGAACAAGGGGTAAATGTGATATGGCAATGCGGTAAATTCTACTATGAACAACTGAAGAATAAGTATGAAGGGAAGACCCCTAAAAACTTCCATATCGTTCCTTTTATTTCGGATATGAAAGCGGCATACGATATAAGTGATCTTATCATCTCACGTGCAGGAGCAGGAACGATATCAGAACTTTGTGTGATGGAGAAAGCAACCATCTTGGTTCCTTCTCCCAATGTAGCAGAAGACCACCAAACGCATAACGCCAAAGCATTAACGGATCACGGAGCAGCTGTTTTGGTGACCGATAAAGAGGCACCGGAAAAGCTTGTAGACAAAGCGCTTGCTCTTTTGGATAACCAAGATCAAATAGTGGCATTAGAGAAAGAGATTAAAGCATTTGCGAAACCAAATGCGGTTGCAGATATCGTTGCTGTAGCCAATAAATTAATAAGTGATTAA
- a CDS encoding FtsW/RodA/SpoVE family cell cycle protein, with amino-acid sequence MNKVLSIISKIFKGDKTIWSIVILLSLLSIPILLSSGGRLAYNQYDGAYLKPGLKHVLYIILGFGLMTFFTYMPIAIFRRLSNIGIIVLFTFLMWGFFLSMGSDQTGRSLSLGGSSFQITEVAKLGLIYATAYYISIGQKSTKAKDRSFWTIIITSSMIILPVFLSDFSTAFLMAITILIMMLIGNMPIKKIGLTILFAAMAFLILILASYVSPVKLGRISTIKSRVESYFGDNEIKQDHRMRQVDYAKVAIVRGGIKGTADKSLVSNFLSASHNDFVFAMAIELGGAALGIFLWLLYIVFYVRCYRIMLKSPNTFSAILVCGISTLYVLQAFVNMAVSLNVIPVTGQPLPFVSLGGSSVLVTSVGVGMIQNIAYRSKLEKRVTEEEQDENSLIHKVRQIEDKYAYLQEDDVDFDS; translated from the coding sequence ATGAACAAAGTCTTATCCATTATATCAAAGATTTTTAAAGGAGACAAAACAATATGGAGTATTGTAATTCTTTTAAGTCTTCTGTCGATACCGATACTTTTATCATCGGGAGGACGTCTTGCATATAATCAATATGATGGGGCTTATCTAAAGCCAGGACTGAAACATGTCTTGTATATAATATTGGGATTTGGATTGATGACCTTCTTTACCTATATGCCGATTGCTATCTTTCGACGGCTATCCAATATTGGAATCATCGTTCTATTTACGTTTCTGATGTGGGGTTTCTTCCTCTCAATGGGAAGCGATCAAACAGGTAGGAGTTTGTCGTTAGGAGGATCTAGTTTTCAGATCACAGAGGTCGCCAAGCTTGGGCTCATATATGCCACAGCCTATTACATCAGTATAGGGCAAAAGAGTACCAAGGCCAAAGACCGATCATTTTGGACGATCATTATCACCTCCTCTATGATCATATTGCCTGTGTTTCTGTCCGATTTCTCCACGGCATTTTTGATGGCCATTACGATTTTAATCATGATGTTAATTGGAAATATGCCTATCAAGAAGATCGGGTTAACCATTCTTTTTGCAGCAATGGCATTCTTGATTTTGATTCTTGCATCCTATGTGTCGCCAGTCAAACTGGGACGTATCTCCACAATAAAATCTAGGGTAGAGAGTTATTTTGGAGATAATGAGATCAAACAGGACCATCGCATGCGTCAGGTGGATTATGCTAAAGTGGCGATTGTAAGAGGGGGAATAAAGGGGACTGCCGACAAAAGTTTGGTATCTAACTTTCTTAGTGCCTCACACAATGACTTTGTTTTTGCCATGGCAATAGAGCTTGGAGGAGCTGCACTAGGAATCTTCTTATGGCTTCTGTATATTGTCTTCTATGTCCGGTGTTATCGGATCATGCTCAAAAGTCCTAATACCTTTAGTGCCATACTTGTTTGCGGAATATCTACTTTGTATGTTTTACAGGCTTTTGTAAACATGGCAGTATCGTTAAATGTTATCCCTGTGACGGGTCAGCCCCTACCTTTTGTATCTTTAGGTGGTAGTTCTGTTTTAGTCACCTCGGTTGGAGTAGGAATGATTCAAAATATAGCCTATCGATCGAAGTTAGAGAAGCGTGTTACAGAGGAAGAGCAAGATGAAAATTCATTGATACACAAAGTGCGTCAGATTGAGGATAAATATGCATACTTACAAGAGGACGATGTAGATTTTGACTCATAA
- the murD gene encoding UDP-N-acetylmuramoyl-L-alanine--D-glutamate ligase: MEKGIILGAGESGVGTAILARQKGVDVMVSDFGYIAEQYKTELDAYGISWEEGGHSDSLLDNASWVVKSPGIPRTAPIIQRVEALGIPILSEIEYAGRFYQGKSICITGSNGKTTTTSLIYHILSKAGLNVGVGGNIGMSFARQVAQKEFDWFVLELSSFQLEDMIDFKADISILLNITPDHLDRYEYQIEKYADAKFRVIQNQKSEDLFIYFEEDSMITKRSADFTSITSVPFSLSQSYKKQGVSILNGVLHAELDQHVFEIDTKALPLKGAHNGCNMMAATLASLRVGLSNEEIAQGLESFQAVEHRLELCRELEGVRYINDSKATNVDATKFALDAFDQDIIWIVGGTDKGNDYSVLEKMVQEKVKAIICLGVDNHKIIEAFEKCGIPMVETNTMQSAVEAAYSHTTTDSIVLLSPCCASFDLFKSYIDRGNQFKNCVKQL, encoded by the coding sequence ATGGAAAAGGGGATTATTTTAGGTGCAGGGGAGAGTGGTGTTGGTACCGCGATCCTAGCACGACAGAAAGGGGTGGATGTGATGGTATCCGACTTTGGATATATTGCAGAACAGTATAAGACAGAGCTTGATGCATATGGGATTTCTTGGGAAGAGGGAGGACACTCTGATTCTCTTCTAGACAATGCTTCTTGGGTCGTTAAAAGTCCAGGGATTCCTCGTACCGCACCAATTATTCAGCGTGTAGAAGCGTTGGGAATTCCAATTCTATCGGAGATAGAGTATGCAGGGCGTTTTTATCAAGGCAAATCGATCTGTATCACTGGGAGTAATGGTAAAACGACCACCACCTCTCTAATATATCATATTCTTTCGAAAGCGGGATTGAATGTGGGGGTAGGTGGAAATATCGGAATGAGCTTTGCCAGACAGGTTGCACAAAAAGAGTTCGATTGGTTTGTGCTGGAGTTAAGTAGCTTTCAGTTGGAAGACATGATAGACTTCAAAGCAGACATATCTATTCTTTTGAATATTACCCCAGATCACCTAGATCGCTATGAGTATCAGATCGAGAAATATGCAGATGCGAAGTTTCGTGTTATACAGAACCAGAAATCAGAAGATCTTTTTATCTATTTCGAAGAAGATTCGATGATCACAAAGAGATCTGCTGATTTTACGTCGATCACTTCGGTGCCATTTTCTCTATCCCAGTCTTATAAAAAACAAGGGGTCTCTATTCTAAATGGAGTGCTTCATGCTGAGTTGGACCAACATGTCTTTGAGATAGACACCAAAGCACTTCCACTGAAAGGGGCACACAACGGATGCAATATGATGGCTGCAACCCTTGCCTCGCTAAGAGTTGGGTTGAGCAATGAAGAGATAGCCCAAGGGCTAGAGAGTTTTCAGGCTGTAGAACACCGTTTGGAGCTATGTAGAGAGTTAGAAGGCGTACGATATATCAACGACTCCAAAGCAACCAATGTAGATGCGACCAAATTTGCTTTAGATGCTTTTGATCAAGACATCATATGGATTGTAGGAGGTACAGATAAAGGAAACGACTATTCTGTTCTAGAAAAGATGGTTCAGGAGAAGGTCAAGGCAATTATCTGCTTAGGGGTAGATAACCATAAAATTATCGAAGCATTTGAAAAATGTGGGATTCCAATGGTTGAAACCAATACCATGCAGTCCGCTGTAGAAGCAGCATACAGCCATACAACAACAGATAGTATCGTACTACTATCGCCTTGCTGTGCAAGTTTTGATCTGTTTAAAAGCTATATAGACAGAGGTAATCAGTTTAAGAATTGTGTAAAACAACTGTAA
- the mraY gene encoding phospho-N-acetylmuramoyl-pentapeptide-transferase yields the protein MFYHLFKYLDQFDLAGAGMFQYLSFRSSLAVITALLISVLFGKKIITLLQKQQIGEDVRDLGLQGQMEKKGTPTMGGIIILLSIVVPTLLFADLTNTYIILMLVTTLWLGTIGFIDDYIKVFRKNKDGLAGKFKIVGQVSLGIIVAVTLYVSKDVVVREKVLDGNGKVKKEIVIDQTTGLQKVVAKTKDVKSTKTTIPFIKNHELDYSSFFSFLGKYQQLAGWGLYFLVIIFIITGVSNGANLTDGLDGLATGTSAISGVTFAILAYVSGNLIFSDYLNLMYIPNIGELTIFISAFIGATIGFLWHNSYPAQVFMGDTGSLSLGGIIAVFAIIIRKELLLPFACGIFMIESLSVMIQVWYFKKTKKKYGEGRRIFLMSPLHHHYQKKNIPESKIVTRFWIVAIIMATFTIVTLKVR from the coding sequence ATGTTTTATCATCTATTTAAATACTTAGACCAATTCGATCTTGCTGGAGCAGGGATGTTTCAATATTTATCTTTTCGTTCATCTCTAGCAGTAATCACGGCCCTACTTATCTCTGTTCTTTTTGGCAAGAAGATCATCACACTTCTTCAAAAGCAACAGATTGGAGAGGACGTACGCGACCTTGGGCTGCAAGGGCAGATGGAGAAAAAAGGGACACCAACCATGGGTGGGATCATTATCCTTCTGTCTATCGTTGTACCAACACTTCTATTTGCAGATCTAACCAATACCTATATCATCTTGATGTTGGTGACTACTTTGTGGTTGGGAACCATCGGGTTTATCGATGACTACATCAAAGTGTTTCGTAAGAACAAAGATGGATTGGCTGGAAAGTTTAAAATTGTTGGTCAGGTTTCGTTAGGAATTATTGTTGCTGTAACCCTATATGTTTCGAAAGATGTAGTGGTTCGAGAAAAAGTATTAGATGGTAATGGGAAAGTGAAAAAGGAGATTGTAATAGACCAGACTACAGGACTTCAGAAGGTGGTAGCAAAAACCAAAGATGTCAAGTCAACCAAGACAACGATCCCTTTTATTAAAAACCATGAGCTTGATTATAGTTCATTTTTCTCGTTTCTAGGTAAATATCAACAACTTGCAGGCTGGGGACTCTATTTTCTTGTCATCATATTTATCATCACAGGCGTATCGAATGGTGCCAATCTGACCGATGGATTAGATGGACTTGCCACAGGAACTTCGGCCATTAGTGGGGTTACTTTTGCAATACTAGCGTATGTCAGTGGTAACCTGATATTTTCAGATTACCTCAACCTCATGTATATACCCAATATCGGAGAGTTAACAATCTTTATCTCGGCCTTTATCGGAGCAACAATTGGATTCTTATGGCACAACTCCTACCCTGCACAGGTATTTATGGGGGACACTGGAAGTTTGAGCCTTGGTGGTATCATTGCAGTATTTGCAATCATCATCCGTAAAGAACTTCTTCTTCCTTTTGCATGTGGAATCTTTATGATTGAGAGTCTTTCTGTAATGATTCAGGTATGGTATTTTAAGAAGACAAAAAAGAAATATGGCGAAGGAAGACGTATCTTCTTAATGTCGCCTCTGCATCACCATTATCAAAAGAAGAATATTCCTGAGTCTAAGATTGTGACCCGTTTTTGGATTGTGGCAATCATTATGGCCACATTCACTATTGTAACCCTAAAAGTTAGATAG
- a CDS encoding UDP-N-acetylmuramoyl-L-alanyl-D-glutamate--2,6-diaminopimelate ligase yields the protein MANKLFNILEGISTLQVIGDPTNIEIAGVTQDSRAVTKGSLFVAVKGTNVDGHQYIDKATQAGAICIVCESLPNEVSSDIVWVVVENSMAIVGEFASAFYDHPSHLMKIVGVTGTNGKTTIATLLHDIFQEMGYFCGLLSTIENRVGHDSSPSTHTTPDPVSLQQNMARMVEAGCSHCFMEVSSHAIDQYRIAGIDFDGAIFTNISHDHLDYHKTFKNYIVAKKRFFDDLKPTAFAITNRDDKNGEVMLQNCKAKKYSYSIRSQASFKATVIEQDLTGMQLLMDRYEIWTPFVGKFNVSNLLAVYSAAVLTGEAPTEVIAALSQLKPINGRLETIRSNDGKVAIIDYAHTPDALENVLKTIDEIRTRNEQVITVVGCGGNRDTTKRPLMAQIATQFSDRVILTSDNPRFEDPDTIIQEMRAGVPAPYTSKVLSITNRAEAIRTSLALASPSDIVLIAGKGHEDYQEIQGEKHPFDDHEIVKKEFHA from the coding sequence ATGGCAAATAAATTATTTAATATATTAGAAGGTATCTCGACACTCCAGGTGATCGGAGATCCTACAAACATAGAGATTGCTGGAGTTACACAAGACTCTAGAGCCGTAACCAAAGGATCACTTTTTGTGGCTGTCAAAGGGACGAATGTAGATGGTCATCAATATATCGACAAAGCAACTCAAGCAGGTGCTATTTGTATCGTATGTGAATCGTTACCGAACGAAGTCTCTTCCGATATTGTTTGGGTTGTGGTTGAAAACAGTATGGCCATTGTTGGGGAGTTCGCGTCCGCATTTTATGATCATCCCTCCCACTTGATGAAGATTGTTGGGGTTACAGGTACCAATGGGAAGACCACCATTGCGACCCTTCTTCACGATATATTTCAAGAGATGGGCTATTTCTGTGGACTTCTATCGACCATAGAGAACAGGGTAGGACACGATAGTTCGCCTTCTACTCATACCACTCCCGACCCTGTAAGTTTACAACAAAACATGGCAAGGATGGTAGAGGCTGGATGTAGTCACTGTTTTATGGAGGTAAGCTCCCATGCGATAGATCAATATAGAATTGCTGGCATCGATTTTGATGGAGCAATTTTCACCAATATCTCGCATGACCACTTAGATTATCACAAAACATTTAAAAATTATATTGTAGCAAAGAAACGCTTTTTTGATGATTTGAAACCAACTGCTTTTGCCATCACCAATAGGGATGATAAAAACGGGGAGGTGATGTTACAAAACTGTAAAGCAAAAAAATATAGCTACAGTATTCGTTCCCAAGCATCATTCAAAGCGACCGTGATAGAACAAGATTTGACTGGAATGCAACTATTAATGGATCGCTATGAAATATGGACGCCTTTTGTTGGGAAGTTCAATGTGAGCAATCTTCTTGCAGTCTATAGTGCCGCTGTACTTACAGGGGAAGCTCCAACAGAAGTGATCGCAGCACTGTCTCAACTAAAACCAATCAATGGACGATTGGAGACCATTCGATCTAATGATGGTAAAGTTGCCATCATCGACTATGCACATACTCCAGATGCACTAGAGAATGTTTTGAAAACCATCGATGAGATCCGTACACGAAATGAACAGGTGATCACTGTGGTTGGTTGTGGTGGCAATAGAGATACAACCAAACGACCACTGATGGCTCAAATTGCGACACAATTTAGTGATCGAGTGATTTTGACCTCTGACAATCCTCGTTTTGAGGATCCAGATACCATCATACAAGAGATGAGAGCGGGAGTGCCTGCTCCATATACGTCGAAAGTACTTTCGATTACCAATAGAGCAGAGGCCATCAGGACTTCTCTTGCTCTAGCCAGTCCTAGTGATATTGTTTTAATCGCAGGGAAAGGACACGAAGATTACCAAGAGATTCAAGGAGAGAAACACCCCTTTGATGATCATGAGATAGTAAAAAAAGAGTTTCACGCTTAA